One Halobaculum sp. CBA1158 DNA segment encodes these proteins:
- a CDS encoding rhodanese-like domain-containing protein, with translation MGTIEKHAWDMAAEAEEHVEVLSVEAAHEEWERLRAGDGDGDGDETIFLDVRDVRERWIEGAIPGDTHAPRGMLEFWADPETEYYRDYFEPDRRYVCYCNESGRSALAAKALQEMGFEDVAHIDGGFTAWQEAGYDQADVDQPDYSDR, from the coding sequence ATGGGAACTATCGAGAAACACGCGTGGGACATGGCGGCGGAGGCGGAGGAACACGTCGAGGTGCTGAGCGTCGAGGCGGCACACGAGGAGTGGGAGCGACTCCGGGCCGGCGACGGCGACGGCGACGGCGACGAGACGATATTCCTCGACGTGCGCGACGTGCGCGAGCGGTGGATCGAGGGGGCGATCCCCGGCGACACGCACGCGCCGCGTGGGATGTTGGAGTTCTGGGCCGACCCGGAGACCGAGTACTATCGCGACTACTTCGAGCCCGACCGGCGCTACGTCTGCTACTGCAACGAGAGCGGGCGGTCGGCGCTGGCGGCGAAGGCGTTACAGGAGATGGGGTTCGAGGACGTGGCTCACATCGACGGCGGCTTCACCGCGTGGCAGGAGGCCGGATACGATCAGGCCGACGTGGACCAGCCGGACTACTCCGACCGCTGA
- a CDS encoding CPBP family intramembrane glutamic endopeptidase, with protein sequence MTRWTAFAAITGVVLLLLLGLARLSSTRFSPSEPPARVDGDADRGPEDAALASATATTPHGSVSPTADRRLSAPERSPVAAAEAEAELSAGALLANVALSQGTFGAVLVAAAVWAGIPAGALGLDPVATLPDLGVGVALGGGLWVANEVGGRAARRVGVETNEALRGALAPDSTWGWVVLLGGVLPTVALFEEFLFRAVLVGALSAGFDAPAWLPASVVGVAAWPWLLAAASSVAFALGHGAQGRAGIAATGLLGFVLAAAFVSTGSLLAVVVAHYLVNAATLVVHEGPIAGD encoded by the coding sequence GTGACGCGCTGGACGGCATTCGCAGCGATCACCGGCGTCGTCCTGCTGCTGTTGCTCGGCCTCGCCCGCCTTTCTTCGACGCGATTCTCGCCGAGCGAGCCGCCGGCCCGCGTCGACGGGGACGCCGACCGGGGACCGGAGGACGCCGCGCTCGCGTCCGCAACGGCGACGACGCCGCACGGGTCGGTGTCGCCGACCGCGGATCGCCGCCTCTCGGCTCCCGAGCGCAGTCCCGTCGCGGCCGCCGAGGCGGAGGCCGAACTGTCGGCCGGCGCGCTGCTGGCGAACGTCGCGCTCTCGCAGGGGACGTTCGGCGCTGTGCTCGTCGCCGCGGCGGTGTGGGCGGGGATCCCCGCGGGGGCGCTCGGACTCGATCCGGTCGCGACGCTCCCGGATCTCGGCGTCGGCGTCGCGCTCGGCGGGGGGCTCTGGGTCGCCAACGAGGTCGGCGGTCGGGCCGCGAGGCGCGTCGGCGTCGAGACGAACGAGGCGCTCAGAGGGGCGCTCGCGCCCGACTCGACGTGGGGCTGGGTCGTGCTGTTGGGCGGCGTGCTCCCGACGGTCGCGCTGTTCGAGGAGTTCCTCTTCCGGGCGGTGCTGGTGGGCGCGCTGTCTGCGGGCTTCGACGCGCCGGCGTGGCTCCCGGCGTCGGTCGTCGGCGTGGCGGCGTGGCCGTGGCTGCTCGCCGCCGCGTCCTCGGTCGCGTTCGCGCTCGGTCACGGGGCGCAGGGGCGCGCGGGGATCGCGGCCACCGGTCTGCTCGGGTTCGTACTCGCAGCGGCGTTCGTCTCGACCGGAAGCCTCCTCGCTGTCGTCGTCGCCCACTACCTCGTGAACGCGGCGACGCTCGTCGTCCACGAGGGACCGATCGCGGGCGACTGA
- the lonB gene encoding ATP-dependent protease LonB, translating to MSNDRTDDREEEGVLDPEEVPVDDSGSGTTGGRSVGASNDPSDEDADIDDLGSDVEIDAEIDEEIAEDHLLGGLMIDSTDDIEVPDRLVDQVIGQEHARDVVMKAAKQRRHVMMIGSPGTGKSMLAKAMSELLPKEELQDVLVYHNPDDGNNPKVRTVPSGKGEQIVEAHKEEARKRNQMRSFLMWIIIAVVLGYALLVAGNVLLGILAAGIIYLAFRYGSRGSDSMIPNLLVNNADEKSAPFEDATGAHAGALLGDVRHDPFQSGGMETPSHDRVEAGAIHKANKGVLFVDEINTLDIRSQQKLMTAIQEGEFSITGQSERSSGAMVQTEPVPTDFIMIAAGNLDAMENMHPALRSRIKGYGYEVYMDDTIDDTPDMRRKYARFVAQEVAKDGRLPAFTDEAIEEIILEARRRAGRKGHLTLKLRNLGGLVRVSGDIAHSQDADRVTREHVLEAKGRSRSIEQQLADDYIERRKDYELQVADGFQVGRVNGLAVMGEDSGIMLPVMAEVTPSQGPGQVIATGQLQEMAEEAVQNVSAIIKKFSDEDITEKDIHIQFVQTGQQGVDGDSASITVATAVISALENVGVDQSLAMTGSLSVRGDVLPVGGVTHKIEAAAKSGCDRVIIPKANEQDVMIEDEYKEMVEIIPVEHISEVLDIALEGEPEKDSLVARLKSITGSALEKTGESGTAGPTSPSPQ from the coding sequence ATGAGCAACGACAGAACCGACGACCGGGAGGAGGAGGGCGTGTTGGACCCCGAAGAGGTCCCCGTCGACGACTCCGGGTCGGGTACGACCGGCGGCCGGTCGGTCGGGGCGTCGAACGACCCCTCCGACGAGGACGCCGACATCGACGATCTCGGCAGCGACGTGGAGATCGACGCCGAGATCGACGAGGAGATCGCCGAGGACCACCTCCTCGGCGGCCTCATGATCGACTCCACCGACGACATCGAGGTTCCCGATCGCCTCGTCGACCAGGTCATCGGCCAGGAGCACGCCCGCGACGTGGTGATGAAGGCGGCGAAACAGCGGCGACACGTCATGATGATCGGCTCGCCCGGGACGGGCAAGTCGATGCTCGCGAAGGCGATGTCCGAGCTGCTCCCGAAGGAGGAGCTCCAGGACGTGCTCGTGTATCACAACCCCGACGACGGAAACAACCCCAAGGTCCGGACGGTGCCGTCGGGCAAGGGCGAGCAGATCGTCGAGGCCCACAAGGAGGAGGCCAGAAAGCGCAACCAAATGCGCTCGTTCCTCATGTGGATCATCATCGCGGTCGTGCTCGGGTACGCCCTGCTGGTCGCGGGGAACGTTCTGCTGGGCATCCTCGCGGCCGGTATCATCTATCTCGCGTTCCGCTACGGCTCCCGGGGCTCGGACTCGATGATCCCGAACCTCCTCGTCAACAACGCCGACGAGAAGTCCGCGCCCTTCGAGGACGCCACCGGCGCGCACGCCGGCGCGCTGCTGGGCGACGTGCGCCACGACCCGTTCCAGTCGGGCGGGATGGAGACGCCGAGCCACGACCGCGTCGAGGCCGGCGCGATCCACAAGGCGAACAAGGGGGTCCTCTTCGTCGACGAGATCAACACCCTCGACATCCGGTCCCAGCAGAAGCTGATGACCGCGATCCAGGAGGGCGAGTTCTCGATCACCGGACAGTCCGAGCGCTCCTCGGGTGCGATGGTCCAGACGGAGCCGGTCCCGACGGACTTCATCATGATCGCGGCGGGGAACCTCGACGCGATGGAGAACATGCACCCGGCGCTGCGCTCGCGCATCAAGGGGTACGGCTACGAGGTGTACATGGACGACACCATCGACGACACCCCGGACATGCGACGGAAGTACGCACGGTTCGTCGCCCAGGAGGTCGCCAAGGACGGCCGCCTGCCCGCCTTCACCGACGAGGCCATCGAGGAGATCATCCTCGAGGCCCGCCGGCGCGCGGGTCGGAAGGGACACCTCACCCTGAAGCTGCGGAACCTCGGCGGCCTCGTCCGCGTCTCCGGCGACATCGCCCACTCGCAGGACGCCGACCGCGTCACCCGCGAGCACGTGCTGGAGGCGAAGGGTCGCTCGCGCTCCATCGAGCAACAGCTCGCCGACGACTACATCGAGCGCCGCAAGGACTACGAGCTGCAGGTCGCCGACGGCTTCCAGGTCGGCCGCGTGAACGGCCTCGCCGTCATGGGCGAGGACTCCGGCATCATGCTCCCCGTCATGGCCGAGGTCACGCCCTCGCAGGGGCCCGGCCAGGTGATCGCCACCGGTCAGCTTCAGGAGATGGCCGAGGAGGCCGTCCAGAACGTCTCGGCGATCATCAAGAAGTTCTCCGACGAGGACATCACCGAGAAGGACATCCACATCCAGTTCGTCCAGACGGGCCAGCAGGGCGTCGACGGCGACAGCGCGTCCATCACGGTCGCCACCGCCGTCATCTCGGCGCTGGAGAACGTCGGCGTCGACCAGAGCCTCGCGATGACCGGCTCGCTGTCGGTCCGCGGCGACGTGCTCCCGGTCGGCGGCGTCACCCACAAGATCGAGGCCGCCGCCAAGTCCGGCTGCGACCGCGTCATCATCCCGAAGGCCAACGAGCAGGACGTGATGATCGAGGACGAGTACAAGGAGATGGTCGAGATCATCCCCGTCGAGCACATCTCGGAGGTGCTTGACATCGCGCTGGAGGGCGAACCCGAGAAGGACTCGCTCGTCGCGCGCCTCAAGAGCATCACCGGCTCCGCGCTGGAGAAGACCGGCGAATCCGGCACCGCGGGTCCGACCAGCCCGAGTCCGCAGTAA
- a CDS encoding nicotinamide-nucleotide adenylyltransferase: MRGFYIGRFQPYHNGHHHMVEEIAEEVDELVLGIGSAGDSHTRRNPFTAGERIMMVTKSLTEFDVTTYAVPIEDLERNSVWVSHVQSMCPKFDVAYSNNPLVVRLFEEAGVEVRSSPMFRREVLEGSELRERMIDGEGWRDLVPDAVAGVVEEIDGVGRIREVASSDANGADRVGDSDADTDGGADAVTDIDFDTDADASGGE, encoded by the coding sequence ATGCGGGGGTTCTACATCGGGCGGTTCCAGCCGTATCACAACGGCCACCACCACATGGTCGAGGAGATCGCCGAGGAGGTCGACGAACTCGTCCTCGGCATCGGCTCGGCCGGCGACTCCCACACCCGGCGCAACCCGTTCACCGCCGGCGAGCGGATCATGATGGTCACGAAGTCGCTGACGGAGTTCGACGTGACCACCTACGCGGTCCCCATCGAGGACCTCGAGCGCAACTCCGTGTGGGTGAGCCACGTCCAGTCCATGTGCCCGAAGTTCGACGTGGCGTACTCCAACAACCCGCTCGTCGTCCGACTGTTCGAGGAGGCCGGCGTCGAGGTGCGCTCCTCGCCGATGTTCCGACGGGAGGTGCTGGAGGGCAGCGAGCTCCGCGAGCGCATGATCGACGGCGAGGGGTGGCGCGATCTCGTCCCCGACGCCGTCGCCGGCGTCGTCGAGGAGATCGACGGCGTCGGACGTATCCGTGAGGTGGCCTCCTCGGACGCCAACGGGGCCGACCGCGTCGGCGACTCGGACGCCGACACCGACGGCGGCGCTGACGCCGTCACGGACATCGACTTCGACACCGACGCCGACGCGTCGGGGGGCGAGTGA
- a CDS encoding SAM-dependent chlorinase/fluorinase, with amino-acid sequence MLTLASDFGSPYPAAMKGVLRSNGVTDLVDVSHDLPKSDPRAAAFWLRFVLPEFPPGVHLVVVDPGVGTDRAAVCVRAGDHALVGPDNGCLLPPARALAETAVDPDTDPAEAIEVFVVDDADPRSSTFHGRDVFAPAAARVHEAGVDAIESLDGFSRTDDYDDHALPEPWVEAETASGEVLAVDDFGNTITNVPGEFLDGRVGETVVVETATGRHSVPVVETFADVDKHDPLVTVGSHGFVECDANQGRGDEAFDLAPGRAVTLSFEEAVAATVPTA; translated from the coding sequence ATGCTGACGCTCGCTTCCGACTTCGGCTCGCCGTACCCCGCCGCGATGAAGGGCGTCCTCCGGTCGAACGGCGTCACCGACCTGGTGGACGTGTCCCACGACCTCCCCAAGAGCGACCCCCGCGCCGCGGCGTTCTGGCTCCGCTTCGTCCTCCCCGAGTTCCCGCCGGGCGTCCACCTCGTCGTGGTCGACCCCGGCGTCGGAACCGACCGCGCCGCCGTCTGCGTCCGCGCCGGCGACCACGCGCTCGTCGGCCCCGACAACGGCTGTCTGCTCCCCCCGGCCCGCGCGCTGGCGGAGACCGCCGTCGACCCGGACACGGACCCCGCCGAGGCGATCGAGGTGTTCGTCGTCGACGACGCGGATCCCCGGTCGAGCACGTTCCACGGCCGCGACGTGTTCGCCCCGGCGGCCGCACGCGTCCACGAGGCCGGCGTCGACGCGATCGAGTCGCTCGACGGCTTCTCGCGGACCGACGACTACGACGACCACGCGCTGCCCGAGCCGTGGGTGGAGGCCGAGACCGCCTCGGGGGAGGTGCTCGCGGTCGACGACTTCGGCAACACGATCACCAACGTCCCCGGCGAGTTCCTCGACGGGCGCGTCGGCGAGACGGTCGTCGTGGAGACCGCCACCGGACGGCACTCGGTGCCGGTCGTCGAGACGTTCGCGGACGTGGACAAACACGACCCTCTCGTCACCGTCGGCAGCCACGGCTTCGTCGAGTGCGACGCTAACCAGGGCCGCGGCGACGAGGCGTTCGATCTGGCACCCGGCCGGGCGGTGACCTTATCCTTCGAGGAGGCCGTCGCCGCGACGGTTCCGACGGCCTGA
- a CDS encoding TRIC cation channel family protein — protein MDPIPAAVPTSTVAPIASVAQITSATPTVSAAAAVAAMNLVGLLAFAVAGSLKGADADLDPFGVATLGVLTALGGGTIRDVLVGRVPAALRSTGDVLVVLAGVAVGLGIAAAVSGGTGRIRDHPAFLVADAVGLAAFAASGAAVGAEAGLSAFGVVVTATLTGVGGGSLSDLLLTRTPVVLREDFYATPALCGGVGYVVAVAVGVRGATTTLGVALGVFLLRVTAVRREWELPSL, from the coding sequence GTGGACCCCATACCGGCCGCCGTCCCCACGTCGACTGTCGCCCCGATCGCGTCCGTCGCCCAGATCACTTCAGCCACCCCGACCGTGTCCGCCGCCGCCGCGGTCGCCGCGATGAACCTCGTCGGCCTGCTGGCGTTCGCCGTCGCCGGCTCGCTCAAGGGCGCAGACGCCGACCTCGACCCGTTCGGCGTCGCGACGCTGGGCGTGCTCACAGCCCTCGGCGGCGGCACCATCCGGGACGTGCTCGTCGGGCGCGTGCCCGCGGCGCTCCGGTCGACGGGCGACGTGCTCGTGGTGCTCGCGGGCGTCGCCGTCGGCCTCGGGATCGCGGCGGCCGTCTCCGGAGGGACGGGCCGGATCCGGGACCACCCGGCGTTCCTCGTCGCCGACGCGGTCGGGCTGGCGGCGTTCGCCGCCTCAGGCGCGGCCGTCGGGGCGGAGGCCGGGCTCTCGGCGTTCGGGGTGGTCGTCACCGCGACGCTCACCGGCGTCGGCGGCGGGAGCCTCTCGGACCTCCTGCTCACTCGGACGCCGGTCGTGCTCCGGGAAGACTTCTACGCAACGCCCGCGCTGTGTGGCGGCGTCGGCTACGTTGTCGCCGTCGCGGTCGGCGTTCGGGGCGCGACGACGACCCTGGGCGTCGCGCTCGGGGTGTTCCTCCTGCGCGTCACGGCGGTGCGTCGCGAGTGGGAACTACCCTCGCTGTGA
- the thsA gene encoding thermosome subunit alpha: MQQPLYVLSESSQRTSGLDARRSNAAAGRAVASAVRTTLGPRGMDKMLVDTAGDVVVTNDGATILGEMDIEHPAARMLVEVAESQESAVGDGTTTAAVLAGELLARAEDLLDDDVHATAVVEGYHEAMRLALDAVDGMVLDGAVDRDALVRLARSAMTGKGTGDLATDALAEIVADAVLQVADDDRRVDRDDIRVFARTGASAAATELVRGVVFEGEPATDTMPRGVEDAAVAVLDTTLDVRSGEVDTEYTITSADQLDAALSAEDAERRAIAETLAEAGVDVVFCSKKVSDPVAAYLADAGVLAFSNVTAAEARAVARATGARRLGTLDGIEADDLGAAASVRVERHGDDDVTFLEGTDDSRTVTLYVRGSTDHVVDETERAIDDALGVVVAAHEDGEVVPGAGAVEVAVADRLRSGASAVTGRKSLAVEAFADAVDAIPRTLAENAGLDPIDALVDLRARHEREGVAGVVIDGPSVDVADPADGDVVDPAAVKREALESATEAATMILRIDDVIAAN; this comes from the coding sequence CTGCAACAGCCGCTCTACGTCCTGTCGGAGTCCAGCCAGCGAACCAGCGGCCTCGACGCGCGCCGCTCGAACGCCGCCGCCGGCCGCGCGGTCGCGAGCGCGGTCCGGACGACGCTCGGCCCGCGCGGGATGGACAAGATGCTCGTCGACACCGCCGGCGACGTGGTCGTCACCAACGACGGCGCGACGATCCTCGGGGAGATGGACATCGAACACCCCGCCGCGCGGATGCTCGTCGAGGTCGCCGAGAGCCAGGAGTCGGCCGTCGGCGACGGCACGACGACGGCGGCGGTGCTGGCGGGCGAACTGCTCGCGCGCGCCGAGGACCTCCTCGACGACGACGTGCACGCGACGGCCGTGGTCGAGGGATACCACGAGGCCATGCGACTCGCGCTCGACGCCGTCGACGGCATGGTGCTCGATGGCGCGGTCGACCGCGACGCCCTGGTGCGCCTGGCGCGCTCGGCGATGACCGGCAAGGGTACCGGCGACCTCGCGACCGACGCGCTCGCGGAGATCGTCGCCGACGCCGTGCTCCAGGTGGCCGACGACGACCGCCGCGTCGACCGCGACGACATCCGCGTGTTCGCCCGGACGGGAGCCTCGGCGGCCGCGACCGAACTCGTTCGCGGCGTCGTCTTCGAGGGTGAACCCGCCACCGACACCATGCCCCGCGGCGTCGAGGACGCGGCCGTCGCCGTGCTCGACACGACGCTCGACGTGCGGTCGGGCGAGGTCGACACCGAGTACACGATCACCTCCGCCGACCAGCTCGACGCCGCACTCTCGGCGGAGGACGCCGAGCGCCGCGCGATCGCCGAGACGCTCGCGGAGGCCGGCGTCGACGTGGTCTTCTGCTCGAAGAAGGTCTCCGATCCCGTCGCGGCTTACCTCGCGGACGCCGGAGTCCTCGCGTTCTCGAACGTGACGGCGGCCGAGGCCCGGGCGGTCGCCCGCGCCACCGGCGCGCGTCGGCTCGGCACCCTCGACGGCATCGAGGCCGACGACCTCGGCGCGGCCGCGTCCGTCCGCGTCGAGAGGCACGGCGACGACGACGTGACCTTCCTGGAGGGGACCGACGACTCCCGGACCGTGACGCTGTACGTCCGCGGCTCGACCGACCACGTGGTCGACGAGACCGAGCGCGCGATCGACGACGCCCTCGGCGTGGTCGTCGCGGCCCACGAAGACGGCGAGGTCGTCCCCGGCGCGGGCGCGGTCGAGGTGGCGGTCGCCGACCGGCTCCGTTCGGGCGCGAGCGCGGTCACCGGGCGGAAGTCGCTGGCGGTCGAGGCGTTCGCCGACGCCGTCGACGCGATCCCGCGCACGCTCGCCGAGAACGCCGGCCTCGACCCGATCGACGCGCTGGTCGACCTGCGCGCCCGCCACGAGCGCGAGGGCGTCGCCGGCGTCGTGATCGACGGTCCGTCCGTCGATGTCGCCGACCCCGCCGACGGCGACGTGGTCGATCCCGCCGCGGTCAAGCGCGAGGCGCTGGAGTCCGCCACCGAGGCGGCGACGATGATCCTCCGCATCGACGACGTGATCGCGGCGAACTGA
- a CDS encoding amidohydrolase family protein: protein MLELEHGFRAVDVHARLDPDDGAVVASRGRDISPERLQREMHQAGVVRAAVSPGPRPAGEGYLRANNAVARLSVDRPFCAMARLNGPRDPGSSPVSRLRNLAAAPADHHTEPGDVEQYAYDSRLHGFVIDPVNDGLPTEETLEQVAAAGEPVLVHAGRGYPPAAVRETILRYDFPVILSSFGGYPLDRGLMDDALDLLEEFDELYLDTAFVRYRDVLERGLLEHPDRVLFGSGAPDTHPDVGVMELLTLDVPEDLMDRALSKNAARVIEGLAPGADA from the coding sequence ATGCTGGAGTTGGAGCACGGCTTTCGCGCGGTCGACGTCCACGCCCGCCTCGACCCCGACGACGGGGCCGTCGTCGCCTCCCGGGGGCGAGACATCTCGCCGGAGCGCCTCCAGCGCGAGATGCACCAGGCGGGCGTCGTGCGCGCGGCCGTCTCGCCCGGTCCGCGCCCCGCGGGCGAGGGGTACCTCCGCGCGAACAACGCCGTCGCCCGCCTCTCGGTCGACCGGCCGTTCTGCGCGATGGCGCGGCTGAACGGCCCGCGCGACCCGGGCTCGTCGCCGGTCTCTCGGCTCCGGAACCTCGCGGCCGCGCCGGCCGACCACCACACAGAGCCGGGCGACGTGGAGCAGTACGCGTACGACAGCCGCCTGCACGGGTTCGTGATCGACCCGGTCAACGACGGCCTCCCCACCGAGGAGACGCTCGAACAGGTCGCGGCCGCCGGCGAGCCGGTGCTCGTGCACGCGGGTCGCGGCTACCCGCCCGCGGCGGTCCGCGAGACGATCCTCCGGTACGACTTCCCGGTGATCCTCTCGTCGTTCGGCGGCTACCCCCTCGACCGCGGACTGATGGACGACGCGCTCGACCTGCTCGAGGAGTTCGACGAGCTCTACCTCGACACGGCGTTCGTCCGCTACCGAGACGTGCTCGAACGGGGGCTGCTCGAACACCCCGACCGCGTCCTGTTCGGCTCGGGCGCTCCCGACACGCACCCGGACGTGGGCGTGATGGAACTGCTCACGCTCGACGTGCCCGAGGACCTGATGGACCGCGCGCTCTCGAAGAACGCGGCGCGCGTCATCGAGGGGCTCGCGCCCGGGGCCGACGCGTGA
- a CDS encoding glycosyltransferase: protein MDLSVVVPTLNGRERLAASLDSVASAAPDAEVVVVNGPSADGTTGMVRDRDDVDVLVEIAARNVNVARNAGLEVAEGDVIAFLGYDHRIESGWREAIADAVDDGARVVTGPLRRDVRGGATSDSPERRTIGDREVTYFNGRNVAFRRAVLDELDGFDEYLQTGGARDAAHRLAGLGVDVAWRTDAAARRRAEATDGGVKTRELGWKYRALAYRLAKNYGVRPTVARRTLSHATGDAVGALRDVVDGKATPTAWVGNGHDVVTGISTGAAAGLRARARDRSPKRNPHGVSARADRAVARYDRRE, encoded by the coding sequence ATGGACCTCTCGGTGGTCGTCCCGACCCTGAACGGCCGGGAGCGCCTCGCCGCCAGTCTCGACTCGGTGGCGTCGGCGGCACCGGACGCGGAGGTGGTCGTCGTCAACGGCCCCTCCGCCGACGGGACCACCGGGATGGTACGCGATCGCGACGACGTGGACGTGCTCGTCGAGATCGCGGCGCGAAACGTGAACGTCGCCCGCAACGCCGGCCTCGAGGTCGCCGAGGGGGACGTGATCGCCTTCCTCGGCTACGATCACCGGATCGAATCCGGCTGGCGCGAGGCGATCGCCGACGCCGTCGACGACGGGGCGCGCGTCGTCACCGGTCCGCTCCGGCGCGACGTGCGCGGCGGCGCGACGAGCGACAGCCCCGAGCGCCGGACGATCGGCGACCGCGAGGTGACGTACTTCAACGGCCGCAACGTCGCCTTCCGCCGGGCCGTGCTCGACGAGCTCGACGGCTTCGACGAGTACCTCCAGACGGGCGGCGCGCGCGACGCCGCCCACCGACTCGCCGGCCTGGGCGTCGACGTCGCCTGGCGGACGGACGCCGCGGCCAGGCGACGCGCGGAGGCGACCGACGGCGGCGTCAAGACCCGAGAGTTGGGCTGGAAGTACCGCGCGCTGGCGTATCGGCTGGCGAAGAACTACGGCGTCCGGCCCACGGTCGCCCGTCGGACGCTGAGCCACGCGACCGGCGACGCCGTCGGCGCGCTTCGTGACGTAGTCGACGGGAAGGCGACGCCGACCGCGTGGGTCGGCAACGGTCACGACGTGGTGACGGGTATCTCCACCGGTGCCGCCGCCGGGCTTCGCGCTCGGGCGCGAGACCGGTCGCCGAAGCGAAATCCGCACGGCGTGTCGGCGCGCGCCGACCGGGCCGTCGCGCGCTACGACCGTCGGGAGTGA
- a CDS encoding helix-turn-helix domain-containing protein: protein MSTSTADPDAADALTDTEYRDRLSDLPPSAKLVAKVLEGDAPLSQGQLAEESLLPDRTVRYALNRLEEQGLVGSRYSFKDARKQVYYLNR, encoded by the coding sequence ATGAGCACCAGTACCGCGGACCCGGACGCCGCAGACGCGCTCACCGACACCGAATACCGCGACCGCCTCAGCGACCTGCCGCCCAGCGCGAAGCTCGTCGCGAAGGTGTTGGAGGGCGACGCGCCGCTGTCGCAGGGCCAACTCGCCGAGGAGTCGCTCCTTCCCGACCGCACCGTTCGCTACGCGCTCAACCGCCTGGAAGAACAGGGCCTCGTCGGCTCGCGCTACTCGTTCAAGGACGCGCGCAAACAGGTCTACTACCTCAATCGGTAG
- a CDS encoding PPOX class F420-dependent oxidoreductase → MIPESHVDIFESESFAHLSTVMPDGTPQVTPVWVDHDDREYVLVNTARGRRKERNIRNNPQVGLSVTDPDDPYRYVSVMGEAELTEEGAVEHIDELARRYFDVDEYPHHGEESGPRVIVRIPTERIVTSG, encoded by the coding sequence GTGATCCCCGAGTCACACGTCGACATCTTCGAGTCGGAGTCGTTCGCGCACCTGTCGACGGTCATGCCCGACGGGACGCCCCAGGTGACGCCGGTCTGGGTCGACCACGATGACCGCGAGTACGTGCTCGTCAACACCGCCCGGGGCCGACGAAAGGAGCGAAACATCCGGAACAACCCGCAGGTCGGGCTCTCGGTCACCGACCCGGACGACCCGTACCGGTACGTGTCGGTGATGGGCGAGGCCGAACTCACCGAGGAGGGGGCCGTCGAGCACATCGACGAGCTGGCGCGGCGGTACTTCGACGTCGACGAGTACCCCCACCACGGGGAGGAGTCCGGTCCCCGCGTCATCGTTCGGATCCCAACCGAGCGGATCGTCACCAGCGGGTGA